In Nicotiana tabacum cultivar K326 chromosome 2, ASM71507v2, whole genome shotgun sequence, the following proteins share a genomic window:
- the LOC142167869 gene encoding uncharacterized protein LOC142167869: protein MPNDDSTSALPTTRFTTSRSVFHEDDYTHPCHPFYVHPSDVLGSYLVSVSFDGTGYGSWRRTILVALSVRNKLDFINGYSVKPHDSSPLARHVEYSELAKDIWSELEERYGQTDIAKKKLAHISQGSLDIASYFNKIKRLWDEIDALSISTVGSCSNYGFKSDYQKDDDVQKHCLEYIVVSDEKQRHVCTSPQFLSTSASFNAGVSKQGFPSRVNFDTQRALTYKYCKKPCHTIDRCYKLHGYPSNFKFTKGPGSRKTAAHVEVNSPCPPTNVDSSVVPDSVKSSQSSNASMVPGLTQDQFSQLMMLLQQSHVSADSSSTPTLMASANFAVSLPNGYKVKVHLVGSLTLFPNFTIHHVLYVPSFQYNLISVHKLLEQYNGIVLFTRTLCAIQAPSLKMPLVLGKLDHNLYKLLLPPVVSPSTTSSYSSSITSPVISPVCVFPEIQANVKNVNVADANETHVNTDAILNDINKMDVVWHYRLGHISLSRMKHISMLGSQLSSKQSFSCPICPLARQTRLLFPDSSIQSTRPFQLIHIDTWGPYHSPTYTGSKYFMTVVDDFSRSTWTHLMGAKSNDFNLLKAFIAMTETQFQLKVQHVRSDNALKLGSNTLGSKVFSEKGILHQTTCSHTPQQMELWKGNTNIF, encoded by the exons ATGCCGAATGATGATTCCACATCTGCATTACCAACAACTCGTTTTACTACTTCTCGTTCTGTTTTTCATGAGGATGATTATACGCATCCATGTCATCCTTTTTATGTGCATCCGTCTGATGTTTTAGGGTCTTACTTAGTTTCTGTTTCTTTTGATGGTACTGGGTATGGGAGTTGGAGACGAACCATCCTTGTGGCCTTGTCTGTTAGAAATAAACTGGATTTCATTAATGGATATTCAGTTAAGCCTCATGACAGTTCTCCTTTGGCGAGACA TGTTGAGTACTCTGAACTTGCCAAAGATATTTGGAGTGAGTTGGAGGAAAGATATGGTCAAACAGATATTGCTAAGAAAAAACTTGCTCACATCTCACAAGGATCACTTGATATTGCTTCATATTTCAACAAAATCAAGCGATTGTGGGATGAAATTGATGCCTTGTCAATCAGTACAGTCGGGTCCTGTAGCAATTATGGTTTCAAATCTGATTATCAGAAAGATGATGATGTTCAAAAG CATTGTCTAGAGTATATTGTTGTGTCAGATGAGAAGCAGAGGCATGTGTGTACCTCTCCTCAGTTTCTCTCTACATCTGCCTCTTTCAATGCTGGGGTGTCTAAGCAAGGTTTTCCTTCCAGAGTCAATTTTGATACTCAAAGAGCCCTAACATACAAATACTGTAAGAAACCATGTCACACCATTGACAGGTGCTACAAGCTACATGGGTATCCTTCAAATTTTAAGTTCACAAAAGGGCCTGGCAGTAGGAAAACTGCAGCTCATGTTGAAGTGAACTCTCCTTGCCCTCCTACTAATGTGGATTCTAGTGTGGTTCCTGATTCTGTCAAGTCATCTCAATCTAGTAATGCTTCAATGGTTCCTGGTTTAACACAAGATCAGTTCTCCCAGCTGATGATGTTACTACAACAGTCTCATGTATCTGCTGACTCCTCCTCTACTCCCACTCTGATGGCTTCTGCTAACTTTGCTG TTTCTCTACCAAATGGTTACAAAGTCAAAGTTCATTTAGTAGGATCTTTGACTTTGTTTCCAAATTTCACAATTCATCATGTTCTTTATGTTCCTTCTTTTCAATACAATCTTATTTCAGTTCATAAGTTGTTAGAACAATACAATGGGATTGTTCTGTTTACCAGAACTCTTTGTGCTATACAGGCCCCTTCTCTGAAGATGCCTCTGGTTCTTGGTAAACTGGACCACAATCTCTATAAGCTCCTACTTCCTCCTGTTGTTTCTCCCAGTACTACATCCAGTTACTCTTCTAGTATTACTTCCCCTGTTATTTCCCCTGTTTGTGTTTTCCCTGAGATACAAGCAAATGTAAAGAATGTCAATGTTGCTGATGCTAATGAAACACATGTAAATACTGATGCAATTCTGAATGATATCAATAAAATGGATGTGGTTTGGCATTATAGGCTTGGGCATATTTCTTTATCTAGAATGAAACATATCTCTATGCTTGGTTCACAGTTATCTTCCAAACAGTCTTTTTCTTGCCCAATATGTCCACTAGCCAGACAAACAAGATTACTATTTCCTGATAGTAGTATACAATCCACAAGGCCTTTTCAGTTGATCCACATTGACACCTGGGGTCCATATCACTCTCCTACCTATACTGGCTCCAAATATTTTATGACcgttgttgatgatttttcaagATCCACTTGGACCCACCTAATGGGAGCCAAAAGCAATGATTTTAACCTCTTAAAAGCCTTCATTGCCATGACTGAAACTCAATTCCAATTGAAAGTTCAACATGTAAGAAGTGATAATGCCTTAAAGTTGGGATCCAACACTCTTGGATCAAAAGTTTTCTCTGAGAAAGGGATATTGCATCAGACAACATGTTCTCACACTCCACAACAAATGGAGTTGTGGAAAGGAAACACAAACATCTTTTAG